One stretch of Armigeres subalbatus isolate Guangzhou_Male chromosome 2, GZ_Asu_2, whole genome shotgun sequence DNA includes these proteins:
- the LOC134213555 gene encoding lysosomal alpha-mannosidase-like isoform X2 yields MIVSARLVILAVVVVIACLVDSGLASPRRQQRWRNGNGFYRRDQRGDYQEYSEAFTDGKCGYESCPEIKKDMLNVHLVPHTHDDVGWLKTLDQYYYGSRTSIQKAGVQYILDSVIQSLLKDPSRRFIYVESAFFFKWWTEQTPELQDQVRELVNQGRLEFIGGAWSMNDEATTHYQSIIDQFTWGLRRLNDTFGECGRPRIGWQIDPFGHSREQASIFAQMGFDGYFFGRLDYEDKKERLAKKNPEMIWKSSANLEDSDMFTGVLYNLYQPPPGFCFDILCPDEPFIDSPYSAENNVETKVDLFINIVNNMSSSYRTKNIALTMGEDFHYQYAEMWFKNQDKLIKYTNAKQATGSNVNVFYSTPSCYLKALHDADITWPTKTDDFFPYASDPHAFWTGYFTSRPTVKRFERVGNHFLQVCKQLSALAPSKENHFTPHLNVLREAMGVMQHHDAVTGTEKQHVANDYSRMLHEAIEACGANTQVALNQIADPAEKKKRYAHGPTQNFTFEFASCHLLNISLCEISESKDSFMVTLYNPLAHSGYQYVRLPVSGEKYIVKDYRGVETPSQLVPVPQPVLDLSYRFSNASHELVFLANELPPLGYKSYYISRIIETVEDFVHNPSHPRVELQSDQPHTQWQSEDITIGNKYLNVSFDSNGFLSTITLDGVAHRLRQTFVYYEAALGNNVAFRNRSSGAYIFRPNGSDSALTDTVQLKVYRGNVVQEVHQVFNEWVSQVVRVYADESHVEFEWMVGPIPIQDRVGKEIVSRFYTAAQSNGVFWTDSNGREMIKRQRNHRETWELHLEEPVAGNYYPVTAKIALEDEKVRLAVLNDRAQGGSSLEDGSLELMVHRRLLHDDAFGVEEALDERAFGRGLVARGKHFVMFGSKDTSSPTMQAKERFLQNHVLLPNWVFFSDVSKFKYEDWQKRFNNIYSALSLSLPLNVNLMTFEPWKENSLLVRFEHLLEKGEDPTYSKPVRFNLQDIFRSFSIEEIRETTLAGNQWKEDNKRFQFKADPTYLKHVTRADIINPFNSTGEARTKKDELSPSENLKNVSNEGYEIVLGPMQIRTFVMQLEFRP; encoded by the exons TCATGCCCAGAGATCAAGAAAGATATGCTGAATGTCCATCTGGTGCCGCACACCCACGACGATGTCGGCTGGCTCAAAACCTTAGATCAGTACTACTACGGAA GTCGCACTTCGATTCAGAAGGCAGGCGTTCAGTACATTCTCGATTCGGTGATCCAATCGCTGCTCAAAGATCCGTCGAGGCGATTCATCTACGTGGAGTCGGCTTTCTTTTTCAAGTGGTGGACAGAGCAGACGCCGGAATTGCAAGACCAGGTTCGGGAACTGGTCAATCAGGGAAGGCTGGAGTTCATCGGAGGGGCGTGGAGTATGAACGACGAGGCCACTACGCACTACCAGAGCATCATCGATCAGTTTACGTGGGGATTGAGGCGGTTGAACGATACTTTCGGGGAGTGTGGAAGACCTCGGATCGGGTGGCAGATTGATCCATTTGGTCATTCGCGGGAACAGGCTTCGATTTTCGCTCAGATGGGATTTGATGGCTACTTTTTCGGCAGGTTGGATTATGAAGATAAAAAGGAGCGATTGGCTAAGAAAAATCCAGAAATGATCTGGAAATCGAGCGCAAATTTGGAGGATTCCGACATGTTTACGGGAGTATTGTACAACCTTTATCAACCCCCTCCGGGATTCTGTTTTGATATTCTATGTCCGGATGAACCATTCATTGATAGCCCCTACAGTGCGGAGAACAACGTGGAAACTAAG GTTGACCTGTTCATAAACATTGTAAATAACATGAGTTCGTCTTACCGCACTAAAAACATTGCACTTACGATGGGTGAAGACTTTCACTATCAATACGCTGAAATGTGGTTCAAGAACCAAGATAAGCTCATAAA ATACACGAACGCCAAACAGGCCACCGGTTCCAATGTCAATGTCTTTTACTCTACACCTTCCTGCTACCTGAAGGCCCTGCACGACGCTGACATCACGTGGCCGACCAAGACCGATGACTTCTTCCCATATGCCTCTGATCCGCACGCATTCTGGACCGGTTACTTCACTTCTCGACCCACGGTCAAGCGTTTCGAACGAGTAGGAAACCACTTCCTTCAGGTGTGCAAACAATTGTCCGCCTTGGCTCCGAGTAAGGAGAATCATTTCACTCCGCATTTGAATGTGCTTCGCGAGGCCATGGGTGTGATGCAGCATCACGATGCCGTCACGGGCACGGAGAAGCAGCACGTTGCAAATGATTACTCCCGAATGTTGCATGAGGCAATCGAGGCCTGCGGAGCGAACACTCAAGTTGCTCTGAATCAAATTGCTGACCCGGCGGAAAAGAAGAAACGATACGCTCACGGCCCTACACAGAACTTCACTTTCGAGTTTGCATCGTGCCACCTGCTGAATATCAGTTTATGCGAAATTTCTGAATCGAAGGATAGCTTCATGGTCACGTTGTACAATCCGCTTGCTCATTCCGGATATCAGTACGTTCGACTTCCAGTTTCCGGCGAAAAGTACATTGTGAAGGACTATCGTGGAGTTGAGACGCCTTCGCAATTGGTTCCAGTCCCCCAACCCGTACTTGACCTTTCCTACCGCTTCAGTAATGCAAGTCACGAACTAGTTTTTCTTGCAAACGAGCTGCCTCCTCTCGGATACAAGTCCTACTACATTTCCCGTATCATCGAAACCGTGGAAGACTTCGTGCATAACCCTTCGCACCCCAGAGTAGAACTACAATCCGATCAACCACACACGCAGTGGCAATCCGAAGACATCACAATCGGAAACAAATACCTCAATGTCAGTTTTGATTCGAACGGTTTTCTCAGTACCATCACCTTGGATGGTGTTGCGCATCGATTGCGGCAGACTTTCGTTTATTACGAAGCCGCTTTAGGAAACAATGTTGCTTTCAGAAATCGTTCTTCCGGTGCCTACATCTTCCGACCGAATGGATCGGATTCCGCTCTCACCGACACTGTTCAACTGAAGGTGTACCGTGGAAATGTGGTTCAGGAGGTGCATCAGGTGTTCAACGAGTGGGTCAGTCAGGTGGTTCGCGTCTACGCAGATGAGAGCCACGTGGAGTTTGAATGGATGGTTGGTCCGATCCCGATACAGGATCGTGTCGGTAAGGAGATTGTTTCAAGGTTCTACACGGCAGCTCAGTCCAACGGGGTATTCTGGACAGATTCCAATGGTCGTGAAATGATCAAACGGCAGCGGAATCACCGAGAAACTTGGGAGTTGCACTTGGAAGAACCGGTCGCTGGAAATTATTATCCGGTGACGGCGAAGATCGCTTTAGAAGATGAAAAAGTACGACTGGCGGTGTTGAATGATCGTGCACAAGGTGGATCCAGCCTGGAGGATGGTTCTCTGGAGTTGATGGTTCACAGAAGGTTACTGCATGACGATGCGTTCGGAGTGGAGGAAGCTCTGGACGAACGGGCTTTCGGTAGAGGGCTGGTAGCTCGGGGCAAACACTTCGTAATGTTTGGATCGAAGGACACGAGCAGCCCCACGATGCAAGCAAAGGAACGCTTTTTACAGAACCACGTCTTACTTCCGAATTGGGTGTTCTTCAGCGACGTGTCCAAATTTAAGTATGAGGACTGGCAGAAGCGGTTTAACAATATC TACTCAGCACTATCATTATCCCTTCCGCTGAATGTCAATCTGATGACGTTCGAACCGTGGAAGGAAAACAGTCTACTGGTTCGCTTCGAACACCTACTGGAAAAGGGCGAAGACCCTACGTACTCCAAGCCGGTTCGATTCAATCTTCAGGACATCTTCCGCTCCTTCAGCATCGAAGAAATCCGAGAAACTACCCTCGCTGGCAATCAGTGGAAGGAGGATAATAAACGGTTCCAGTTCAAGGCAGACCCGACTTATTTGAAGCATGTCACACGAGCGGATATCATTAATCCGTTCAATAGTACCGGAGAAGCACGGACGAAGAAGGACGAGCTGTCGCCTTCTGAGAACTTGAAGAATGTAAGCAACGAAGGATACGAGATTGTGCTTGGTCCGATGCAGATCCGGACCTTTGTGATGCAGCTGGAGTTTAGGCCATAA
- the LOC134213555 gene encoding lysosomal alpha-mannosidase-like isoform X4 translates to MIVSARLVILAVVMVIVCLVDSGLASPQWRTGNAFYPRDQRGDCQKCGFKSCPEIKKDMLNVHLVPHTHDDVGWLKTLDQYYYGSRTSIQKAGVQYILDSVIQSLLKDPSRRFIYVESAFFFKWWTEQTPELQDQVRELVNQGRLEFIGGAWSMNDEATTHYQSIIDQFTWGLRRLNDTFGECGRPRIGWQIDPFGHSREQASIFAQMGFDGYFFGRLDYEDKKERLAKKNPEMIWKSSANLEDSDMFTGVLYNLYQPPPGFCFDILCPDEPFIDSPYSAENNVETKVDLFINIVNNMSSSYRTKNIALTMGEDFHYQYAEMWFKNQDKLIKYTNAKQATGSNVNVFYSTPSCYLKALHDADITWPTKTDDFFPYASDPHAFWTGYFTSRPTVKRFERVGNHFLQVCKQLSALAPSKENHFTPHLNVLREAMGVMQHHDAVTGTEKQHVANDYSRMLHEAIEACGANTQVALNQIADPAEKKKRYAHGPTQNFTFEFASCHLLNISLCEISESKDSFMVTLYNPLAHSGYQYVRLPVSGEKYIVKDYRGVETPSQLVPVPQPVLDLSYRFSNASHELVFLANELPPLGYKSYYISRIIETVEDFVHNPSHPRVELQSDQPHTQWQSEDITIGNKYLNVSFDSNGFLSTITLDGVAHRLRQTFVYYEAALGNNVAFRNRSSGAYIFRPNGSDSALTDTVQLKVYRGNVVQEVHQVFNEWVSQVVRVYADESHVEFEWMVGPIPIQDRVGKEIVSRFYTAAQSNGVFWTDSNGREMIKRQRNHRETWELHLEEPVAGNYYPVTAKIALEDEKVRLAVLNDRAQGGSSLEDGSLELMVHRRLLHDDAFGVEEALDERAFGRGLVARGKHFVMFGSKDTSSPTMQAKERFLQNHVLLPNWVFFSDVSKFKYEDWQKRFNNIYSALSLSLPLNVNLMTFEPWKENSLLVRFEHLLEKGEDPTYSKPVRFNLQDIFRSFSIEEIRETTLAGNQWKEDNKRFQFKADPTYLKHVTRADIINPFNSTGEARTKKDELSPSENLKNVSNEGYEIVLGPMQIRTFVMQLEFRP, encoded by the exons TCATGCCCAGAGATCAAGAAAGATATGCTGAATGTCCATCTGGTGCCGCACACCCACGACGATGTCGGCTGGCTCAAAACCTTAGATCAGTACTACTACGGAA GTCGCACTTCGATTCAGAAGGCAGGCGTTCAGTACATTCTCGATTCGGTGATCCAATCGCTGCTCAAAGATCCGTCGAGGCGATTCATCTACGTGGAGTCGGCTTTCTTTTTCAAGTGGTGGACAGAGCAGACGCCGGAATTGCAAGACCAGGTTCGGGAACTGGTCAATCAGGGAAGGCTGGAGTTCATCGGAGGGGCGTGGAGTATGAACGACGAGGCCACTACGCACTACCAGAGCATCATCGATCAGTTTACGTGGGGATTGAGGCGGTTGAACGATACTTTCGGGGAGTGTGGAAGACCTCGGATCGGGTGGCAGATTGATCCATTTGGTCATTCGCGGGAACAGGCTTCGATTTTCGCTCAGATGGGATTTGATGGCTACTTTTTCGGCAGGTTGGATTATGAAGATAAAAAGGAGCGATTGGCTAAGAAAAATCCAGAAATGATCTGGAAATCGAGCGCAAATTTGGAGGATTCCGACATGTTTACGGGAGTATTGTACAACCTTTATCAACCCCCTCCGGGATTCTGTTTTGATATTCTATGTCCGGATGAACCATTCATTGATAGCCCCTACAGTGCGGAGAACAACGTGGAAACTAAG GTTGACCTGTTCATAAACATTGTAAATAACATGAGTTCGTCTTACCGCACTAAAAACATTGCACTTACGATGGGTGAAGACTTTCACTATCAATACGCTGAAATGTGGTTCAAGAACCAAGATAAGCTCATAAA ATACACGAACGCCAAACAGGCCACCGGTTCCAATGTCAATGTCTTTTACTCTACACCTTCCTGCTACCTGAAGGCCCTGCACGACGCTGACATCACGTGGCCGACCAAGACCGATGACTTCTTCCCATATGCCTCTGATCCGCACGCATTCTGGACCGGTTACTTCACTTCTCGACCCACGGTCAAGCGTTTCGAACGAGTAGGAAACCACTTCCTTCAGGTGTGCAAACAATTGTCCGCCTTGGCTCCGAGTAAGGAGAATCATTTCACTCCGCATTTGAATGTGCTTCGCGAGGCCATGGGTGTGATGCAGCATCACGATGCCGTCACGGGCACGGAGAAGCAGCACGTTGCAAATGATTACTCCCGAATGTTGCATGAGGCAATCGAGGCCTGCGGAGCGAACACTCAAGTTGCTCTGAATCAAATTGCTGACCCGGCGGAAAAGAAGAAACGATACGCTCACGGCCCTACACAGAACTTCACTTTCGAGTTTGCATCGTGCCACCTGCTGAATATCAGTTTATGCGAAATTTCTGAATCGAAGGATAGCTTCATGGTCACGTTGTACAATCCGCTTGCTCATTCCGGATATCAGTACGTTCGACTTCCAGTTTCCGGCGAAAAGTACATTGTGAAGGACTATCGTGGAGTTGAGACGCCTTCGCAATTGGTTCCAGTCCCCCAACCCGTACTTGACCTTTCCTACCGCTTCAGTAATGCAAGTCACGAACTAGTTTTTCTTGCAAACGAGCTGCCTCCTCTCGGATACAAGTCCTACTACATTTCCCGTATCATCGAAACCGTGGAAGACTTCGTGCATAACCCTTCGCACCCCAGAGTAGAACTACAATCCGATCAACCACACACGCAGTGGCAATCCGAAGACATCACAATCGGAAACAAATACCTCAATGTCAGTTTTGATTCGAACGGTTTTCTCAGTACCATCACCTTGGATGGTGTTGCGCATCGATTGCGGCAGACTTTCGTTTATTACGAAGCCGCTTTAGGAAACAATGTTGCTTTCAGAAATCGTTCTTCCGGTGCCTACATCTTCCGACCGAATGGATCGGATTCCGCTCTCACCGACACTGTTCAACTGAAGGTGTACCGTGGAAATGTGGTTCAGGAGGTGCATCAGGTGTTCAACGAGTGGGTCAGTCAGGTGGTTCGCGTCTACGCAGATGAGAGCCACGTGGAGTTTGAATGGATGGTTGGTCCGATCCCGATACAGGATCGTGTCGGTAAGGAGATTGTTTCAAGGTTCTACACGGCAGCTCAGTCCAACGGGGTATTCTGGACAGATTCCAATGGTCGTGAAATGATCAAACGGCAGCGGAATCACCGAGAAACTTGGGAGTTGCACTTGGAAGAACCGGTCGCTGGAAATTATTATCCGGTGACGGCGAAGATCGCTTTAGAAGATGAAAAAGTACGACTGGCGGTGTTGAATGATCGTGCACAAGGTGGATCCAGCCTGGAGGATGGTTCTCTGGAGTTGATGGTTCACAGAAGGTTACTGCATGACGATGCGTTCGGAGTGGAGGAAGCTCTGGACGAACGGGCTTTCGGTAGAGGGCTGGTAGCTCGGGGCAAACACTTCGTAATGTTTGGATCGAAGGACACGAGCAGCCCCACGATGCAAGCAAAGGAACGCTTTTTACAGAACCACGTCTTACTTCCGAATTGGGTGTTCTTCAGCGACGTGTCCAAATTTAAGTATGAGGACTGGCAGAAGCGGTTTAACAATATC TACTCAGCACTATCATTATCCCTTCCGCTGAATGTCAATCTGATGACGTTCGAACCGTGGAAGGAAAACAGTCTACTGGTTCGCTTCGAACACCTACTGGAAAAGGGCGAAGACCCTACGTACTCCAAGCCGGTTCGATTCAATCTTCAGGACATCTTCCGCTCCTTCAGCATCGAAGAAATCCGAGAAACTACCCTCGCTGGCAATCAGTGGAAGGAGGATAATAAACGGTTCCAGTTCAAGGCAGACCCGACTTATTTGAAGCATGTCACACGAGCGGATATCATTAATCCGTTCAATAGTACCGGAGAAGCACGGACGAAGAAGGACGAGCTGTCGCCTTCTGAGAACTTGAAGAATGTAAGCAACGAAGGATACGAGATTGTGCTTGGTCCGATGCAGATCCGGACCTTTGTGATGCAGCTGGAGTTTAGGCCATAA
- the LOC134213555 gene encoding lysosomal alpha-mannosidase-like isoform X1, producing the protein MIVSARLVILAVVVVIACLVDSGLASPRRQQRWRNGNGFYRRDQRGDYQEYSEAFTDGKCGYESCPEIKKDMLNVHLVPHTHDDVGWLKTLDQYYYGSRTSIQKAGVQYILDSVIQSLLKDPSRRFIYVESAFFFKWWTEQTPELQDQVRELVNQGRLEFIGGAWSMNDEATTHYQSIIDQFTWGLRRLNDTFGECGRPRIGWQIDPFGHSREQASIFAQMGFDGYFFGRLDYEDKKERLAKKNPEMIWKSSANLEDSDMFTGVLYNLYQPPPGFCFDILCPDEPFIDSPYSAENNVETKVQKFLYYVELQAKHYRTNNVILTMGGDFTYMDANVSFKNLDKLIRYTNAKQATGSNVNVFYSTPSCYLKALHDADITWPTKTDDFFPYASDPHAFWTGYFTSRPTVKRFERVGNHFLQVCKQLSALAPSKENHFTPHLNVLREAMGVMQHHDAVTGTEKQHVANDYSRMLHEAIEACGANTQVALNQIADPAEKKKRYAHGPTQNFTFEFASCHLLNISLCEISESKDSFMVTLYNPLAHSGYQYVRLPVSGEKYIVKDYRGVETPSQLVPVPQPVLDLSYRFSNASHELVFLANELPPLGYKSYYISRIIETVEDFVHNPSHPRVELQSDQPHTQWQSEDITIGNKYLNVSFDSNGFLSTITLDGVAHRLRQTFVYYEAALGNNVAFRNRSSGAYIFRPNGSDSALTDTVQLKVYRGNVVQEVHQVFNEWVSQVVRVYADESHVEFEWMVGPIPIQDRVGKEIVSRFYTAAQSNGVFWTDSNGREMIKRQRNHRETWELHLEEPVAGNYYPVTAKIALEDEKVRLAVLNDRAQGGSSLEDGSLELMVHRRLLHDDAFGVEEALDERAFGRGLVARGKHFVMFGSKDTSSPTMQAKERFLQNHVLLPNWVFFSDVSKFKYEDWQKRFNNIYSALSLSLPLNVNLMTFEPWKENSLLVRFEHLLEKGEDPTYSKPVRFNLQDIFRSFSIEEIRETTLAGNQWKEDNKRFQFKADPTYLKHVTRADIINPFNSTGEARTKKDELSPSENLKNVSNEGYEIVLGPMQIRTFVMQLEFRP; encoded by the exons TCATGCCCAGAGATCAAGAAAGATATGCTGAATGTCCATCTGGTGCCGCACACCCACGACGATGTCGGCTGGCTCAAAACCTTAGATCAGTACTACTACGGAA GTCGCACTTCGATTCAGAAGGCAGGCGTTCAGTACATTCTCGATTCGGTGATCCAATCGCTGCTCAAAGATCCGTCGAGGCGATTCATCTACGTGGAGTCGGCTTTCTTTTTCAAGTGGTGGACAGAGCAGACGCCGGAATTGCAAGACCAGGTTCGGGAACTGGTCAATCAGGGAAGGCTGGAGTTCATCGGAGGGGCGTGGAGTATGAACGACGAGGCCACTACGCACTACCAGAGCATCATCGATCAGTTTACGTGGGGATTGAGGCGGTTGAACGATACTTTCGGGGAGTGTGGAAGACCTCGGATCGGGTGGCAGATTGATCCATTTGGTCATTCGCGGGAACAGGCTTCGATTTTCGCTCAGATGGGATTTGATGGCTACTTTTTCGGCAGGTTGGATTATGAAGATAAAAAGGAGCGATTGGCTAAGAAAAATCCAGAAATGATCTGGAAATCGAGCGCAAATTTGGAGGATTCCGACATGTTTACGGGAGTATTGTACAACCTTTATCAACCCCCTCCGGGATTCTGTTTTGATATTCTATGTCCGGATGAACCATTCATTGATAGCCCCTACAGTGCGGAGAACAACGTGGAAACTAAG GTACAAAAGTTCTTGTATTATGTAGAACTTCAGGCCAAACACTACAGGACCAACAACGTTATCTTGACAATGGGTGGGGACTTCACTTATATGGATGCTAACGTCTCCTTCAAAAACTTGGATAAACTGATAAG ATACACGAACGCCAAACAGGCCACCGGTTCCAATGTCAATGTCTTTTACTCTACACCTTCCTGCTACCTGAAGGCCCTGCACGACGCTGACATCACGTGGCCGACCAAGACCGATGACTTCTTCCCATATGCCTCTGATCCGCACGCATTCTGGACCGGTTACTTCACTTCTCGACCCACGGTCAAGCGTTTCGAACGAGTAGGAAACCACTTCCTTCAGGTGTGCAAACAATTGTCCGCCTTGGCTCCGAGTAAGGAGAATCATTTCACTCCGCATTTGAATGTGCTTCGCGAGGCCATGGGTGTGATGCAGCATCACGATGCCGTCACGGGCACGGAGAAGCAGCACGTTGCAAATGATTACTCCCGAATGTTGCATGAGGCAATCGAGGCCTGCGGAGCGAACACTCAAGTTGCTCTGAATCAAATTGCTGACCCGGCGGAAAAGAAGAAACGATACGCTCACGGCCCTACACAGAACTTCACTTTCGAGTTTGCATCGTGCCACCTGCTGAATATCAGTTTATGCGAAATTTCTGAATCGAAGGATAGCTTCATGGTCACGTTGTACAATCCGCTTGCTCATTCCGGATATCAGTACGTTCGACTTCCAGTTTCCGGCGAAAAGTACATTGTGAAGGACTATCGTGGAGTTGAGACGCCTTCGCAATTGGTTCCAGTCCCCCAACCCGTACTTGACCTTTCCTACCGCTTCAGTAATGCAAGTCACGAACTAGTTTTTCTTGCAAACGAGCTGCCTCCTCTCGGATACAAGTCCTACTACATTTCCCGTATCATCGAAACCGTGGAAGACTTCGTGCATAACCCTTCGCACCCCAGAGTAGAACTACAATCCGATCAACCACACACGCAGTGGCAATCCGAAGACATCACAATCGGAAACAAATACCTCAATGTCAGTTTTGATTCGAACGGTTTTCTCAGTACCATCACCTTGGATGGTGTTGCGCATCGATTGCGGCAGACTTTCGTTTATTACGAAGCCGCTTTAGGAAACAATGTTGCTTTCAGAAATCGTTCTTCCGGTGCCTACATCTTCCGACCGAATGGATCGGATTCCGCTCTCACCGACACTGTTCAACTGAAGGTGTACCGTGGAAATGTGGTTCAGGAGGTGCATCAGGTGTTCAACGAGTGGGTCAGTCAGGTGGTTCGCGTCTACGCAGATGAGAGCCACGTGGAGTTTGAATGGATGGTTGGTCCGATCCCGATACAGGATCGTGTCGGTAAGGAGATTGTTTCAAGGTTCTACACGGCAGCTCAGTCCAACGGGGTATTCTGGACAGATTCCAATGGTCGTGAAATGATCAAACGGCAGCGGAATCACCGAGAAACTTGGGAGTTGCACTTGGAAGAACCGGTCGCTGGAAATTATTATCCGGTGACGGCGAAGATCGCTTTAGAAGATGAAAAAGTACGACTGGCGGTGTTGAATGATCGTGCACAAGGTGGATCCAGCCTGGAGGATGGTTCTCTGGAGTTGATGGTTCACAGAAGGTTACTGCATGACGATGCGTTCGGAGTGGAGGAAGCTCTGGACGAACGGGCTTTCGGTAGAGGGCTGGTAGCTCGGGGCAAACACTTCGTAATGTTTGGATCGAAGGACACGAGCAGCCCCACGATGCAAGCAAAGGAACGCTTTTTACAGAACCACGTCTTACTTCCGAATTGGGTGTTCTTCAGCGACGTGTCCAAATTTAAGTATGAGGACTGGCAGAAGCGGTTTAACAATATC TACTCAGCACTATCATTATCCCTTCCGCTGAATGTCAATCTGATGACGTTCGAACCGTGGAAGGAAAACAGTCTACTGGTTCGCTTCGAACACCTACTGGAAAAGGGCGAAGACCCTACGTACTCCAAGCCGGTTCGATTCAATCTTCAGGACATCTTCCGCTCCTTCAGCATCGAAGAAATCCGAGAAACTACCCTCGCTGGCAATCAGTGGAAGGAGGATAATAAACGGTTCCAGTTCAAGGCAGACCCGACTTATTTGAAGCATGTCACACGAGCGGATATCATTAATCCGTTCAATAGTACCGGAGAAGCACGGACGAAGAAGGACGAGCTGTCGCCTTCTGAGAACTTGAAGAATGTAAGCAACGAAGGATACGAGATTGTGCTTGGTCCGATGCAGATCCGGACCTTTGTGATGCAGCTGGAGTTTAGGCCATAA